GACCAGAGCGGCGGCGAACGACGGACGACGCCGCGCGTCGCCCTGACTCTCGTCCGGCACGAACAGGTCGGGCACACCGACCGGGACCCACTTCGCGGCGAAGCGGCTGAACACCGGTCCCGCGATGGCGATGGTCGGGATGGCGACGAGCACGCCGAAGGCCAGGGTCAGTCCCAGGTTGGCTCCGAGCGCGCCGATCGCGACCAGCGGTCCCGGGTGCGGCGGGACCAGACCGTGCATCGCCGAGAGGCCGGCGATGGTCGGAAGCGCGATGCGCATGAGCGGAAGGCCCGAACGGCGGGTGACCAGGATGATCACCGGCATGAGGAGCACGAGGCCGACCTCGAAGAACATCGGGAGCCCGATGATCGCGCCGACGGCGCCCATCGTCCACGGCAGCAGCCGGGTGCTGGTCCGCGAGACGAGGGTGTCGACGATCCTGTCGGCCCCGCCCGAGTCGGCGAGCAGCTTGCCGTACATCGCGCCGAGGCCGATGAGCACTCCGACGCTGCCCATGGTGTTGCCGAAGCCGGTGATGAAGCTGCCGATCGCGACGTCGGCCGCCATGCCGCCGACGAGGCCGGCGACGAGCGACCCCAGGAGGAGCGAGAGGAAGGGGTGGAGCTTGAGCCACGTGATGAGCACCACGATCACCGCGATTCCGGCGATGGCTGCGATGATCAGCTGGCCTTCCGGCGCTGTCGGCTCTGGGGTGGGTGCGGGGGCTGCTGCGGCTACGATGCGCGCAAGCGTCGCTGTGGTCATGAACGTCCTCGGTCGTGAAGGGGATGGGGCACGAACACTCTAGGAATAAATCTGATTTGTGTCTAATCTGTGAACGTAATAGCTGACGTATAGCGAATCGGCATTGTTTTGACCCGATCAGACCCACCCCGGATAATGAGGGATGTGACCCAGCCAGCGCCCGGCTCCCTGCACGAGCAGGCGATCGCATCCCTGGGCGCGCGCATCGTGTCGGGCGACATCC
This region of Leifsonia sp. fls2-241-R2A-40a genomic DNA includes:
- a CDS encoding gluconate:H+ symporter, with product MTTATLARIVAAAAPAPTPEPTAPEGQLIIAAIAGIAVIVVLITWLKLHPFLSLLLGSLVAGLVGGMAADVAIGSFITGFGNTMGSVGVLIGLGAMYGKLLADSGGADRIVDTLVSRTSTRLLPWTMGAVGAIIGLPMFFEVGLVLLMPVIILVTRRSGLPLMRIALPTIAGLSAMHGLVPPHPGPLVAIGALGANLGLTLAFGVLVAIPTIAIAGPVFSRFAAKWVPVGVPDLFVPDESQGDARRRPSFAAALVSILLPVVLMLGKAVADIASPTASPVWKVVLDFLGTPVIALTVAVLAGLLLLGVGGGMNRKAIQTSLGSSLPPIAGIIFIVGAGGGFKQVLVDTGIGQVIAGWATGASGIVVLLLAWTVAALIRVATGSATVATVTAAGILLPLTAHLSTPMISLMVLAIGAGSVFFSHVNDAGFWLVKEYLGLSIPQTLKSWTVLECLVSLVGLAGVLILSLFVGGLG